A window from Dioscorea cayenensis subsp. rotundata cultivar TDr96_F1 chromosome 10, TDr96_F1_v2_PseudoChromosome.rev07_lg8_w22 25.fasta, whole genome shotgun sequence encodes these proteins:
- the LOC120270122 gene encoding uncharacterized protein LOC120270122: protein MRAEEEIIMGRNVEEEIVLHQESEPLVGEVEEFDLKSILKLKLSSTRPNSMVVKKVCPREFIPPEIVAEAISTLHGLDLRWSGPITPMEMQYVEQYVNAKYPQYSHGLIQEGDKTDLYSLCYNNGEVSPVNNGDDRRKSPRGTFREPSASPSFGSTHPELDKTQLEPSRLLDILMKKSSFPGSFISIPEIQARNRVLRHCGLTEDQYLVLFTPSYKDAMMLVGESYPFFKYNYYMTIIEDDSDYIREFATYKDSKVICSPETWLDLRIKGSQLSQYFRRKCKHSPKGLFSYPAEIRGTRYSMHWVSEAHRNSWHVLLDATSFVVGEDRLSLALHRPDFVLSTLNNTHAQPSKITCLLVRRKSFDTAPSP from the exons ATGAGagctgaagaagaaataattaTGGGCAGAAATGTTGAAGAAGAGATTGTTCTGCATCAAGAGTCTGAG CCTTTGGTAGGAGAAGTCGAAGAATTCGATTTGAAGTCAATACTTAAATTGAAACTCTCGAGTACAAGGCCAAACAGTATGGTTGTGAAG AAAGTATGTCCGCGAGAATTCATACCGCCGGAGATAGTTGCAGAAGCGATATCAACACTACACGGGCTCGACTTGAGATGGTCAGGGCCGATAACACCGATGGAGATGCAATATGTCGAACAATATGTGAATGCAAAGTACCCACAATACTCCCATGGTTTAATCCAAGAAGGCGATAAAACCGACCTCTATTCACTCTGCTATAACAATGGCGAGGTGTCTCCGGTGAACAACGGTGATGATAGGCGGAAATCGCCTAGAGGAACATTCCGCGAACCATCTGCTTCGCCATCATTTGGAAGCACACACCCTGAGCTCGACAAAACTCAACTAGAACCATCAAGATTGCTAGACATACTAATGAAAAAATCATCATTCCCGGGTAGTTTCATTTCAATACCAGAAATTCAAGCTCGAAACAGAGTACTAAGGCATTGCGGTCTAACTGAAGATCAGTACCTTGTTCTCTTCACTCCAAGTTACAAAGATGCCATGATGCTTGTTGGAGAAAGTTATccttttttcaaatataactaCTACATGACTATAATTGAAGATGACTCGGATTATATTCGAGAGTTTGCGACATATAAAGATTCAAAGGTGATATGTTCACCAGAGACATGGTTGGATTTAAGGATCAAAGGATCACAGCTAAGTCAGTACTTCAGGAGGAAATGCAAACATAGTCCTAAAGGGTTGTTCTCTTATCCTGCAGAGATTAGAGGCACAAGATACTCAATGCATTGGGTTTCTGAGGCTCACCGAAATTCATGGCATGTTCTGCTCGACGCAACCAGTTTTGTTGTTGGTGAAGATCGGTTGAGTCTCGCACTTCATCGACCGGATTTTGTTCTCTCTACTCTTAATAATACTCATGCTCAACCTTCAAAGATTACTTGTCTCTTGGTTAGGAGGAAATCTTTTGATACTGCTCCTTCACCTTGA
- the LOC120270820 gene encoding protein IRX15-LIKE-like yields the protein MKFPMKKLISILFLIISTICFIRLFIITLSTSSAFHQNPQLLPFKTTIDEESLSFKEYNLLSNLIARRAPCKLLIFGLNAQLFNLSLLNKGGKTVFLEDNADKLKNKTWKANAVHVYKVQYRGNANEAFELLKFAREHNACNLEVKLHIDSCKLAITELPRKVYGKKWDVVVIDGPRGDKAEMPGRMRVIYTVGVLARAGNATTDVVVHDVNRMIEKWYSWEFLCQENLVSSNGKLWHFQIKGGFNSGSFCHDTI from the coding sequence atgaaattTCCGATGAAAAAACTCATATCAATTCTCTTCCTCATCATCTCAACTATTTGTTTCATTAGACTTTTCATAATAACACTCAGCACGAGTTCTGCTTTTCATCAAAACCCCCAACTTTTGCCTTTCAAAACCACAATTGATGAGGAAAGCCTTAGCTTCAAAGAATACAATCTTCTCTCAAACCTCATTGCAAGAAGAGCTCCTTGCAAACTTCTCATCTTTGGATTAAATGCTCAATTGTTTAACCTCTCATTGTTAAACAAAGGTGGTAAAACCGTATTCTTGGAAGACAATGCCGACAAGCTTAAGAACAAGACTTGGAAAGCCAATGCTGTGCATGTCTACAAAGTTCAGTACCGTGGCAATGCAAATGAAGCATTTGAGTTACTCAAGTTTGCTAGAGAGCACAATGCATGCAATTTAGAAGTTAAACTTCATATAGACAGTTGCAAATTAGCAATAACTGAATTGCCCAGAAAAGTGTATGGGAAAAAATGGGATGTTGTTGTGATTGATGGACCGAGAGGAGATAAAGCAGAAATGCCAGGAAGAATGAGAGTGATCTACACAGTTGGAGTGCTTGCAAGAGCTGGAAATGCTACAACAGATGTTGTTGTTCATGATGTAAACAGGATGATTGAAAAATGGTATTCTTGGGAGTTCCTTTGTCAAGAAAATTTGGTTTCATCCAACGGTAAACTTTGGCATTTTCAGATAAAAGGTGGCTTCAATTCAGGCTCATTTTGTCATGATACTATTTAA
- the LOC120270351 gene encoding uncharacterized protein LOC120270351 yields the protein MIDKIKNLCSRWKTYKLSSTAKSILINSSILSIPTYYLSAYPVPDSVLQEISSKSEGGLGLHNLSYAKTSLMAKNVFKYLNSDIIFWVDIARHKYGRLNFWTDHIPANCSWFFKGLCRTASTLKQNLWIKSFNPTQTSFLFDPWLFEIPLAFKPTYLNVNTDLNAYHLSDLIDNGQWNHGFLCLIFGNFLGPLIPCISAYDCERNSYWVWQPHSSNLKISSAIYYHLNHNSDSTMAWRGWDKLWKLYVAPRVKHFIWLMFHGRISTIDFLNSINIGPHTLCVFCNIESKSIDHIFLDSRCAQLVWNLLNYNLGINISFPDLISAGLWISDYNFSIHIVSVIAATIWFLWKARCDLIFNNIKPKFSNILSKVVIHVQEFM from the exons ATGATTGACAAGATTAAAAATTTGTGCTCCCGCTGGAAAACTTATAAACTTTCCTCTACTGCTAAGTCCATCCTTATCAACTCTTCTATTCTCTCTATTCCCACCTATTATTTGTCTGCTTATCCTGTTCCTGACTCGGTTCTCCAGGAGATTTCTAG TAAATCTGAGGGGGGCTTGGGTCTTCATAACCTCTCTTATGCCAAGACTTCCCTTATGGCTAAAAACGTGTTTAAATACCTGAATTCAGATATTATCTTTTGGGTTGATATTGCTCGCCATAAGTACGGTCGTCTTAACTTCTGGACTGATCATATCCCTGCAAATTGCTCCTGGTTTTTCAAAGGTCTCTGTAGAACAGCTAGCACTCTTAAGCAGAATCTGTGGATCAAATCCTTTAATCCAACTCAGacttcttttttgtttgatccTTGGTTATTTGAAATTCCTCTTGCTTTCAAGCCTACTTATTTAAATGTTAACACTGATCTGAATGCTTATCATTTATCTGATTTGATTGATAATGGCCAGTGGAATCATggttttctctgtttaattTTTGGAAACTTCTTAGGTCCTTTGATTCCTTGCATTAGTGCCTATGATTGTGAGAGAAATAGTTACTGGGTTTGGCAACCTCATTCCTCTAACCTTAAAATATCATCTGCCATCTATTATCATTTAAATCACAACTCTGATTCAACTATGGCTTGGCGAGGTTGGGATAAGCTTTGGAAGTTGTATGTTGCTCCGCGCGTTAAGCATTTTATCTGGCTTATGTTTCATGGTCGCATCTCTACTATTGATTTTCTCAATAGCATCAATATTGGACCTCATACTTTATGTGTTTTCTGCAACATTGAATCTAAATCCATTGATCACATCTTTCTAGATAGCCGTTGTGCACAGTTGGTTTGGAATTTGCTAAACTATAACCTTGGCATTAATATTTCCTTCCCTGATTTAATTTCTGCTGGTTTATGGATCTCTGATTATAACTTTTCTATTCATATTGTATCTGTTATTGCTGCCACTATTTGGTTTTTGTGGAAGGCTCGCTGTGATCTCATCTTCAACAATATCAAACCCAAGTTTTCTAACATTCTTTCTAAAGTTGTTATCCATGTCCAGGAATTTATGTAG